The proteins below come from a single Nostoc sp. KVJ3 genomic window:
- a CDS encoding DUF1802 family protein translates to MLMELTTTFHALKEWAVAVNALESGKTIMLLRKGGIHERNGHFQVAHKQILLYPTYEHQQSFMLKAEYANGVYPVTSGWHPETIRISSWAEITDILPVSDEFIVNTLLPFHIWNEHFISDRLKWKPRQPLYILLLRTYKLFQEQEIPYYSKYGGCKSWIDLEQPIHLEGATPVLSDFAYTQLVQTIRGVVGDKMERKIDLLNYNSTFG, encoded by the coding sequence ATGCTGATGGAATTGACTACAACTTTTCATGCTCTCAAAGAATGGGCAGTCGCCGTAAATGCCTTGGAAAGTGGCAAAACAATTATGTTGCTCCGTAAAGGCGGTATACATGAACGAAATGGACATTTCCAAGTTGCTCATAAGCAAATTTTGCTTTACCCTACTTATGAACATCAACAATCTTTCATGCTGAAAGCTGAGTATGCTAATGGTGTCTATCCAGTAACATCAGGTTGGCATCCAGAGACAATTCGCATCAGCAGTTGGGCTGAAATTACAGATATTTTGCCAGTTAGTGACGAATTTATTGTCAACACCTTGCTTCCCTTCCATATTTGGAACGAGCATTTTATTAGCGATCGCCTCAAGTGGAAACCACGCCAGCCTCTTTATATTCTCCTCCTACGGACGTATAAACTATTCCAAGAGCAAGAAATTCCTTATTATTCTAAGTACGGTGGTTGTAAGTCATGGATTGATCTAGAGCAACCAATTCACTTGGAAGGAGCAACACCAGTTTTGTCTGACTTTGCATACACCCAATTAGTACAGACAATTCGCGGCGTTGTCGGCGATAAAATGGAGAGAAAGATTGATCTCCTCAATTACAACTCGACCTTTGGCTAA
- a CDS encoding CHAT domain-containing protein, translated as MLMAKTTRIFGANSVKVKRQKQLGHWHKTTLAQLLRLPLYFLIALLCILGSPVLAKVPDSINSLSHLQINSLTSLPVVTDPSSLLQQGKILYNSGNFAKAVEVLEQAVQAYKQQGESLKIAATLSNLSLAYQQLGLWSQAEQAIAESLNLLKGQDKNQNLQILAQSLDIQGRLQLKMGQGEAALATWQQTEEIYRQADNQSGVVRSLINQAQAWRTQGFYPRAIKTLDRVSQTLKSQPDSIEKTVSLRSLGDALLVVGDLEKSRQRLEESLMIAQHLQSNADIGASLFSLGNNARQNQDKAKAIAYYEQTVAASPSPLIKIQAQLNHLSLLIEDQRWKEVYTLLPLIELGLNQLPLSRASIYAHVNYSQSLAKVKTGVLQASSQHYYSGFSTKDSAVLLASAIQQSRTLGDKRAEAYALKSLGGLYEETGQLPEAQDLTRQGLALAQSSNAPEITYTLEWQLGRLLRAQKDINGAIAAYDAAVETIQSLRKDLVVNKDVVNQDVQFNFRDSVEPIYRESVELLLKSQEGKSDQKILEKARRRIEALQLAELDDFFREACLQGKKVALDQVVDKDNPTAAILYPIILKKELQVIVKIPKQPLQSYTTEISDTEVEKLLIKLRKNLVNPTAIKAVQNEAHQLYNWLLQPIEAKLQKSGVDTLVFVLDGPLRNLPMAALYDGKQYLVEKYAVALSVGLQLLDPKPLVKQHLRALTAGLTQPPPGFSKFAPLLAIKSEFNGITKAGISTTSLLDGDFKKKNLESEIGAAPFNIVHLATHGQFSSRLEDTFILDFDGQINVKDFDTLFRSQGKTIVELLVLSACETAAGDNRAALGLAGAAVRAGARSTIASLWQIDDESTAMFVSAFYQELKSGKITKAEAVHQAQLRLFNHPNYKAPSFWSAYVLIGNWL; from the coding sequence ATGCTTATGGCTAAAACAACTAGGATTTTTGGCGCGAATTCTGTAAAAGTTAAAAGGCAAAAGCAGCTAGGGCATTGGCATAAAACCACACTGGCTCAATTGTTGCGTTTGCCTTTGTACTTTCTGATAGCTTTGCTATGCATCTTGGGTTCACCCGTACTAGCAAAAGTTCCTGACTCAATTAATTCTTTATCCCACTTACAAATTAACAGTCTCACATCGCTGCCTGTAGTCACTGACCCAAGCTCACTACTACAGCAAGGCAAAATTTTATACAATTCCGGTAACTTTGCCAAGGCGGTAGAAGTATTAGAACAAGCTGTCCAAGCGTATAAGCAGCAAGGAGAAAGCCTCAAAATAGCAGCAACACTGAGTAATCTTTCCCTAGCTTACCAGCAACTTGGTTTATGGAGTCAGGCAGAGCAAGCAATTGCAGAGAGCTTAAATTTGCTCAAAGGACAAGATAAAAACCAAAATCTGCAAATATTGGCCCAATCATTGGATATTCAAGGTCGGCTCCAACTGAAGATGGGACAAGGGGAGGCGGCTTTAGCAACTTGGCAGCAGACAGAAGAAATTTACAGACAAGCTGATAATCAAAGCGGCGTGGTGCGATCGCTAATCAATCAAGCACAGGCGTGGCGAACCCAAGGATTTTACCCTCGCGCGATTAAGACACTCGATCGGGTAAGTCAGACCTTAAAATCTCAACCAGACTCTATAGAAAAGACAGTGAGTTTGCGATCGCTCGGTGATGCCCTTTTGGTAGTGGGCGATTTGGAAAAATCACGTCAAAGGCTAGAAGAAAGTCTGATGATTGCTCAACATCTGCAATCAAATGCCGATATTGGGGCCAGTCTGTTCAGCTTGGGGAATAATGCTCGCCAAAACCAGGACAAAGCAAAGGCGATCGCCTATTATGAACAAACAGTTGCAGCGTCTCCTTCACCTCTGATCAAAATCCAAGCGCAACTCAATCATCTCAGCCTACTCATTGAAGATCAAAGATGGAAAGAGGTTTACACTCTCTTACCGTTGATTGAGTTGGGACTCAATCAACTCCCCCTCAGCCGTGCTAGTATTTACGCTCATGTTAATTATTCACAAAGTCTAGCAAAAGTTAAAACTGGTGTATTGCAAGCATCCAGTCAGCATTACTACTCAGGATTTAGCACAAAAGACTCAGCAGTATTACTTGCCAGTGCCATCCAGCAATCCCGCACTTTAGGAGACAAGCGGGCAGAAGCTTATGCACTGAAGAGTTTAGGCGGCTTGTACGAAGAAACCGGACAGTTGCCAGAGGCGCAAGACCTTACCCGGCAAGGATTAGCCTTAGCACAGAGCAGCAATGCACCAGAAATTACCTATACTTTAGAGTGGCAGTTAGGTAGATTGCTCCGGGCACAAAAAGATATCAATGGTGCGATCGCAGCCTATGATGCTGCTGTAGAAACTATCCAATCTCTCCGCAAAGATTTAGTAGTTAATAAAGATGTAGTCAACCAAGATGTGCAATTTAACTTTCGGGATAGCGTAGAACCCATCTACCGAGAGTCAGTAGAGTTACTGCTAAAATCCCAAGAAGGAAAATCAGATCAAAAAATATTAGAAAAAGCACGTCGGCGCATTGAAGCACTCCAACTAGCAGAATTGGACGACTTCTTCCGGGAAGCTTGCCTACAAGGTAAAAAAGTAGCCCTCGATCAAGTAGTAGACAAAGATAATCCCACAGCTGCCATCCTTTATCCCATTATTCTTAAAAAAGAACTCCAGGTAATTGTCAAAATTCCCAAACAACCCCTGCAAAGCTACACCACTGAGATTTCCGACACAGAAGTAGAAAAACTATTAATAAAACTGCGAAAAAATCTTGTCAATCCCACCGCTATCAAAGCAGTCCAAAACGAGGCGCACCAACTTTACAACTGGCTGCTCCAACCTATTGAGGCAAAATTGCAAAAAAGTGGTGTAGATACCCTAGTGTTCGTCCTAGATGGGCCATTACGCAATTTACCAATGGCAGCTCTTTATGATGGTAAGCAATACCTGGTAGAAAAATATGCAGTTGCTCTGAGCGTAGGTCTGCAACTCCTTGACCCTAAACCACTGGTCAAACAGCATCTAAGAGCGCTAACCGCAGGACTGACACAGCCGCCACCAGGATTTTCCAAATTTGCACCATTACTTGCGATCAAATCTGAATTTAACGGCATTACCAAAGCAGGAATTTCCACAACTAGCCTACTAGATGGAGATTTTAAGAAAAAGAATTTAGAGAGTGAAATTGGTGCTGCTCCATTCAACATAGTGCATTTAGCAACTCACGGTCAGTTTAGTTCCCGTCTTGAAGACACTTTTATTTTGGATTTTGATGGTCAGATCAATGTGAAAGATTTTGATACTCTCTTCCGCAGTCAGGGTAAAACTATAGTCGAGCTATTAGTTTTAAGTGCTTGCGAGACAGCAGCAGGAGACAACCGAGCAGCACTTGGTTTGGCAGGAGCAGCCGTAAGAGCTGGGGCACGCAGTACTATAGCTTCCCTGTGGCAGATTGATGATGAATCGACCGCAATGTTCGTCAGTGCTTTCTATCAAGAACTCAAGAGTGGGAAAATTACCAAAGCCGAAGCAGTCCACCAAGCCCAGCTACGACTGTTCAACCATCCTAACTACAAAGCACCAAGCTTTTGGTCTGCCTATGTGTTGATTGGTAATTGGTTGTAA
- a CDS encoding transposase — MLHKVVQVRLYPSVEQQIQLAQAFGCARWWWNYALNKSIETYKETGKGLSRAALNALLPSLKKSVDTIWLADCYSQVLQATTLNLTTAYKNFFESRAGFPKFKSKFGKQSIQYPQNVLIVDGNVKLPGDIGIVKAKIHREIEGKIKTVTVSKTPSGKYLASILTEIDEQTLKGVEEFVATAGENPVISEGKIYGIDLGLKHFAVVTDGEKVSKYDNPKHLAKHEKNLKRKQKKLARKEKGSKSRNRYRKVVAKVYERVSNSRQDFLHKLSYKLVSDSQAVIVENLHVVGMVRNHKLAKSISDVGWGTFTNFLAYKLERKGAKLIEIHRWFPSSKLCSDCFYQISELSLDVREWTCPHCNAHHDRDGNAAKNIRAEGIRMIKAEGSAVSAVGGEVSPKLGRKSKFGHSPVITEAPSSALCY, encoded by the coding sequence GTGTTACACAAGGTTGTACAAGTCCGTTTATATCCGTCAGTTGAGCAGCAAATTCAATTAGCACAGGCTTTTGGTTGCGCTCGTTGGTGGTGGAATTATGCTCTGAATAAGTCAATTGAGACTTATAAGGAAACAGGGAAAGGACTTAGCCGTGCAGCGCTCAACGCACTTCTTCCATCGCTCAAAAAATCTGTTGATACGATTTGGTTAGCTGATTGTTACAGTCAAGTTTTACAGGCTACAACACTAAATCTAACCACAGCGTACAAAAACTTTTTTGAGAGCCGCGCTGGATTTCCTAAATTCAAATCTAAGTTTGGAAAACAGTCTATCCAGTATCCTCAAAACGTATTGATTGTAGATGGTAATGTCAAGCTCCCTGGCGATATCGGGATAGTCAAAGCCAAAATACACAGGGAGATTGAGGGGAAAATTAAAACTGTTACTGTAAGCAAAACGCCTTCTGGCAAATACCTTGCATCTATTCTGACTGAAATTGATGAGCAGACGCTAAAGGGGGTAGAGGAGTTTGTAGCGACTGCGGGTGAAAATCCGGTTATTTCAGAAGGTAAGATATATGGGATTGATCTAGGTTTGAAGCACTTTGCTGTCGTCACTGACGGCGAAAAAGTTTCCAAATATGATAATCCTAAACACCTTGCTAAACATGAGAAAAACCTCAAACGTAAGCAGAAAAAATTAGCACGTAAAGAGAAAGGAAGTAAGTCAAGGAATAGATATAGAAAAGTTGTTGCCAAGGTGTACGAGCGAGTCAGTAATTCGCGGCAGGATTTTCTACATAAACTTAGTTATAAGTTGGTCAGCGATAGCCAAGCTGTCATAGTAGAAAATCTTCATGTAGTAGGCATGGTACGCAATCATAAATTGGCAAAATCAATATCTGATGTTGGGTGGGGAACATTTACTAATTTCTTAGCCTATAAGCTGGAACGCAAAGGTGCGAAGTTGATTGAAATTCATAGATGGTTCCCCAGTTCCAAACTCTGCTCTGATTGTTTTTATCAAATCAGTGAGTTGTCATTGGATGTCCGTGAGTGGACTTGTCCTCATTGCAATGCTCATCATGATCGTGATGGGAATGCGGCGAAGAACATAAGAGCAGAGGGTATCAGAATGATAAAGGCGGAAGGTTCAGCCGTCTCTGCTGTAGGAGGGGAGGTAAGTCCTAAACTTGGGCGAAAGTCTAAGTTTGGGCATTCCCCCGTGATTACAGAAGCTCCTAGTTCAGCTTTATGCTACTAG
- a CDS encoding glycosyltransferase family 4 protein, which translates to MNILMLSSTFPYPPTRGGTQVRTFNLLKYLSQRHTITLVTQREGDVTDAEVSALRNYVAHLAIFERPLDSGTTGILKKIKRFGRFLQQGTPPSVLNRYSLEMQAWIDNWVEAGKCDVITCEHSVNEIYLRAHFQKQLKTIVNVHSSVYATCRNQLATGISENSLRDKINLPLLRRYEQNYCAKFSAIVATTEEDKIQLQEFNPNSAITVIPNGVDLVSFPKRTTDPGGHRLIFIGAMDNLANIDAVCFFSNEVLPEIQKLYPDTTFDIVGSHPVSEVLALNQKPGIHVIGRVPSMVEYLHLSTICVVPMRTGFGIKNKTLEAMAAGVPIVASDRGLEGLAVDGASHPLRALRANKSVEYITAISQLFDRPHLRSELSHNGRQLVETQFTWDIAGKSYEEVCLKRE; encoded by the coding sequence ATGAACATTTTAATGCTATCTTCCACCTTTCCTTACCCACCAACGCGCGGGGGAACCCAAGTCAGAACATTTAATTTACTGAAATACCTGAGTCAACGCCATACTATTACCCTAGTGACTCAACGCGAAGGCGATGTAACAGACGCAGAAGTATCAGCATTACGTAATTATGTGGCTCATTTAGCCATTTTTGAACGCCCGCTAGATTCGGGAACCACTGGAATATTGAAGAAAATAAAGCGATTTGGTAGATTTTTACAACAAGGGACACCGCCAAGTGTACTCAATCGCTACTCACTTGAGATGCAAGCATGGATTGATAACTGGGTGGAAGCAGGGAAATGTGATGTAATTACCTGTGAGCATAGCGTCAATGAAATTTATCTGCGAGCGCATTTTCAGAAACAGCTAAAAACTATAGTTAATGTTCATAGTTCTGTATACGCTACCTGTCGTAACCAACTAGCAACAGGCATTTCGGAAAATTCCCTCAGAGACAAAATTAATCTCCCACTTTTGCGTCGTTATGAACAAAACTACTGTGCTAAGTTTTCGGCAATTGTAGCGACAACAGAAGAAGATAAAATTCAACTACAAGAATTTAACCCTAATAGTGCAATTACTGTTATTCCCAATGGCGTAGATTTAGTTTCTTTCCCCAAGCGTACTACCGATCCAGGAGGACATCGCTTAATTTTTATCGGAGCAATGGATAATTTGGCAAACATTGATGCTGTCTGCTTTTTCAGTAATGAAGTTTTGCCAGAAATCCAAAAACTTTATCCTGATACAACTTTCGATATTGTCGGTTCTCATCCGGTATCAGAAGTTTTAGCACTTAATCAAAAACCAGGAATTCATGTAATTGGGCGTGTGCCTTCGATGGTAGAATACTTGCATCTATCTACCATCTGTGTTGTACCCATGCGAACTGGGTTTGGCATTAAAAATAAAACTTTAGAAGCAATGGCAGCTGGTGTACCGATAGTGGCAAGCGATCGCGGCTTAGAAGGATTAGCTGTCGATGGTGCTAGTCATCCATTACGGGCATTACGAGCAAATAAATCGGTGGAGTACATCACCGCTATTAGTCAGCTATTTGATCGTCCACATCTACGTTCAGAATTGTCTCACAATGGCAGACAACTGGTAGAAACACAATTCACTTGGGATATCGCGGGTAAAAGCTATGAAGAAGTTTGTCTCAAGAGAGAGTAA
- a CDS encoding glutathione S-transferase family protein, producing the protein MSNQDTISNWEQLLEIAQKNTSARRVRRPGQSPSTAPIPSSLHKLPQDTEPPVLLYRDTNSWCPFCERVWFALEEKEIPFATEFIDLTNKPKWYTDLVPTTLVPAAKIEGKLVYESKDILLALEEQFGTTLLPENPEENAVARQWLEDAETNGVRDIAYKFLRQAPEDPQELAILQADFEAKLDELEQLLGKYPGPYFLSTFSVVDITYSPHLDRLAANLPVYRGYHIKGNPRYPRINTWFEALKQRPAYHRVKSDDTTNNLLLRRRWGVTPIGNPLPPDPATSQEIQFRAEAAERLTDNREVALGDILKNSGVQALAVNGDTTTVKEAVDFHLRLLADYLINGNGAPLPWGRVGGKDNADPIVSAVGAITLAYVRNRICAPRDMSAGAATAFRAAADKVLASLY; encoded by the coding sequence ATGTCAAATCAAGACACAATATCTAATTGGGAACAACTGTTAGAAATTGCCCAAAAAAATACCTCTGCCCGACGAGTACGTAGACCAGGGCAATCGCCATCTACTGCTCCCATTCCTAGCAGTCTTCATAAACTGCCGCAAGATACAGAACCGCCAGTACTTCTCTATCGTGATACTAATTCTTGGTGTCCCTTTTGCGAACGAGTTTGGTTTGCTCTTGAAGAAAAAGAAATTCCCTTTGCGACAGAGTTTATTGACTTAACTAATAAGCCTAAATGGTATACAGATTTAGTTCCTACAACCCTTGTTCCAGCAGCCAAAATTGAGGGAAAGTTAGTTTATGAATCCAAAGACATTCTCTTAGCATTAGAAGAACAATTTGGGACTACCTTACTCCCTGAAAATCCAGAGGAAAACGCTGTTGCTAGGCAGTGGCTTGAAGATGCTGAAACCAATGGTGTAAGAGATATTGCCTACAAATTTCTGAGACAAGCCCCTGAAGATCCTCAAGAGTTAGCAATCTTACAAGCAGATTTTGAAGCTAAATTAGACGAGTTGGAGCAACTTCTTGGAAAGTATCCTGGCCCCTACTTTTTGTCAACATTTAGCGTAGTAGATATTACCTATAGCCCTCACTTAGATCGTTTGGCAGCTAACTTACCCGTTTATCGAGGATATCACATTAAGGGAAATCCCCGTTATCCTCGCATTAACACTTGGTTTGAAGCACTCAAACAGCGCCCTGCCTATCACCGCGTCAAATCGGATGATACCACCAACAACTTACTCTTGCGTCGTCGATGGGGTGTAACACCAATCGGCAATCCCTTACCACCAGATCCAGCTACTAGCCAAGAAATTCAATTTCGGGCAGAAGCGGCTGAGAGATTGACTGATAACCGAGAAGTTGCTTTAGGAGACATCCTCAAAAACTCCGGTGTGCAAGCATTGGCAGTCAATGGCGACACAACAACCGTTAAAGAAGCGGTTGATTTTCACCTCAGATTGCTGGCTGACTATCTCATTAATGGCAATGGCGCACCCCTACCCTGGGGGCGCGTAGGCGGCAAAGATAATGCCGATCCGATTGTGTCTGCGGTTGGAGCCATCACACTCGCATACGTGAGAAATCGCATCTGTGCGCCCCGCGATATGAGCGCTGGTGCTGCAACTGCATTCCGTGCAGCAGCAGATAAGGTTTTGGCATCTCTTTATTAG